From the genome of Pseudomonas sp. FP453:
GTGCTGTTCGGCGGCTCCTGGGGCTCGACCCTGGCCCTGGCCTATGCGCAAACCCATCCCGAGCGTGTGCTTGGCCTGATCGTGCGCGGCATTTTCCTCGCCCGCCCGCAAGACATCGAATGGTTCTACCAGGCCGGTGCCAGCCGCCTGTTCCCGGACTACTGGCAGGACTACCTCGCGCCGATCCCGGTGGAGGAGCGCCACGACATGATCGCGGCCTACCACAAGCGCCTCACCGGCAACGACCAGATCGCCCAGATGCACGCGGCCAAGGCCTGGTCCGGTTGGGAAGGGCGCATGCTCGGCCTGTGCCCGAGTCCGCAGCATGTGGAGCGTTTTTCCGAGCCGCAGCGCGCGTTGTCGATTGCGCGGATCGAATGCCATTACTTCACCAACAACTCCTTCCTGGAGCCCAACCAGCTGATTCGCGACATGCACAAGATCGCCCATCTGCCTGGCGTAATCATCCATGGCCGCTACGATATGATCTGCCCGTTGGATAACGCCTGGGAGCTGCATCAGGCGTGGCCCAACAGTGAATTGCAGGTGATTCGCGAGGCCGGGCATGCGGCATCCGAGCCGGGCATTACCGATGCGTTGGTGCGTGCGACCGGCGAGATGGCCCGGCGCCTGCTCGACTTGCCGCCCGAAGAAGCATGAAGGGCCTGTTGCAGCGGGTGCGTGGGGCCCGGGTCGAGGTCGCGGGGGAAATTGTCGGGGCCATCGACCAGGGTTTGCTGGTGCTGGTGGCGGTCGAACCGGGCGACACGCCCGAGAGCGCCGACAAACTGTTGCACAAGCTGCTTAACTATCGGGTGTTCAGCGACGATGAGGGCAAGATGAACCTGTCGCTGAAGGACATCGACGGCGGTTTGCTGCTGGTATCGCAGTTCACCCTGGCGGCGGACACCAAGAGCGGGTTGCGGCCGAGCTTCTCCACGGCGGCCCCTCCGGCCTTGGGCGCGGCGCTTTTCGATCATTTGCTGGTACAAGCGCAACAATTGCATGGCAAGGTGGGGTCGGGGCGTTTTGGCGCCGATATGCAGGTGCATTTGGTCAATGATGGCCCTGTGACCTTCCTGCTCCAGACATGAATGTATTAAAAACGACTTTTAATGCCTAAAAACGCAGTATTTCACTACAAATACTTCGTTGCCCCTGATGCGTTGTCTCGCGGGCTACTAGATAATCGCGCGCTACGGGGATCAGCGTTGTTTGGTCCATTTTTGACTTAGGTAGAGACTTGTCCGATCGCCAATGGGGAATCATTTTGCCCCAGGGGAGTCGGAACAATGCTCGCCAACCTGGCATATAGATAGCTGGCCGTTGGTTTTTTGATCTGTTTTCGGCGAGGGTTGCTCGTGATTGTTAGTCCCTGTAATGCACCAAAATTGTCTGCCAAACGGTTACGAAACGCACTGGTGACGGGCTCTGCCCTGTTTTGCCTGTTCGGCGCGGGTCAACTGTGGGCATTCAGTCTGGATGATGTGTCGGCCAAGGCTAAAGAGCTGGCCGGGCAGAAATACGAAGCGCCGCGCAGCAATCTGCCGAACGAATTCCGCGAAATGAAATTCGCCGATTACCAGAAGATTCGTTTCCGCAACGAAAAAGCGGAGTGGGCCGATCAGAACACCCCATTCAAGCTGTCCTTCTATCACCAGGGTATGCACTTCGATACGCCGGTGAAAATCAACGAAGTCACGGCCGACAGCGTCAACGAAATCAAATATGACGCCTCGCGTTTCGATTTCGGCGACATGAAGCTTGATCCGAAAGCCACCGAACAACTGGGTTATGCCGGCTTCCGTGTGCTGTACCCGATCAACAAGGCCGACAAGCAAGACGAAATCATGACCATGCTCGGCGCCAGCTACTTCCGCGTCGTCGGCAAGGGCCAAGCCTATGGCTTGTCCGCCCGTGGCATGGCGATCGACACCGCGTTGCCGTCCGGCGAAGAATTCCCGCGTTTCACCGAGTTCTGGATCGAGCGTCCGAAGCCGGGTGAAAAACAGCTGGTGATCTTTGCCCTGCTGGATTCCCCGCGTGCCACCGGTGCATATCGCCTGACCCTGCGTCCGGGCACCGACACCATTGTCGACGTGAAATCCCAGATGTACCTGCGCGACAAGGTCAGCAAGCTGGGCGTTGCCCCACTGACGAGCATGTTCCTGTTCGGCGCGAACCAGCCGTCCAAGGTGCTCAACTACCGCCGTGAGCTGCACGATTCCAGCGGCCTGTCGATCCATGCCGGCAACGGCGAGTGGATCTGGCGCCCACTGAACAACCCTAAACACCTGTCGGTCAGCAACTTCACCGTCGAAAACCCGAAAGGTTTCGGCCTGCTGCAACGTGGCCGCGATTTCAGCCACTACGAAGACCTCGACGACAACTACGACAAGCGCCCAAGCGCCTGGATCGAGCCTGAAGGCGACTGGGGCAAGGGCTCCGTCGACCTGGTAGAGATCCCGACCGCCGACGAAACCAACGACAACATCGTTGCCTTCTGGAGCCCGGCCGAGCTGCCCAAACCGGGCGAGCCGCTGGACGTCGCCTACCGCCTGCACTGGACCATGGACGAAAAATCCCTGCACCCGGCCGACAGCGCCTGGGTCAAGCAGACCCTGCGTTCCACCGGTGACGTGAAGCAGTCCAACCTGATCCGTCAGCCGGACGGCAGCGTGGCCTACCTGGTGGACTTCGAGGGCCCGTCCCTCAAGGCACTGCCGGCGGACGCCCCGGTGCGCAGCCAGGTGAGTGTTGGCGACAACGCTGAAGTGGTCGAAAACAGCGTGCGCTACAACGAGCACACCAAAGGCTGGCGCCTGACCCTGCGCATGAAGATCAAGGACGCAGGCAAGCCGACCGAAATGCGTGCGGCCCTGGTGCAGGACATCGTCAAGCCTGAGCCTGAGAAGGATTCGAGCCACGTGCTCAAGGCCGACAAAGTCCTGGCCAAGCAACACGAGAAGCAGGCCAAGAAAGACGCGAAAGACGCAAAAGACGCAAAAGACGCGAAAGACAAGCAGCCAGAAGCTGCCCCAGCCACACCGGAGCCGATCAAGACCGAACAAGTCCTGACCGAGACCTGGAGCTATCAGTTGCCTGCCGATGAGTAATTCCCAAGCCACGCCAGAGACTCTGCAAGAGTACCTGGCGCACCTGCCGATGACGGCCGAGCAGCGCGCCGAGCTGGCGGGCTGCACGTCTTTCAGCGAGTTGCACGAACGCTTGTCGTCGTCCACCTTCGACGCCCCGACCGACGCCGCCCAAGCGTCGGTGGGCTCGCGGCTGCTGCTCAACAGTGCCGAAGAGCTGCAAGACGCCGAAATGCTCGTGCTCGACGCCGAAGGCCGCGTGTGCCTGAAAGCCACGCCGCCGATCCGTCGGACCAAAGTGGTGCCCGAGCCTTGGCGCACCAATATCCTGGTGCGCGGTTGGCGCCGGATGACTGGTCGCACCAACCCGCCGAAGCCGCCGAAAGACGAACGTGTATTGCCGGCTGCGCGCTGGCGTACCGTGGGTTCGATCCGTCGCTACATCCTGCTGGTGCTGATGCTCGGCCAGACCATCGTTGCCGGCTGGTACATGAAAGGCATCATGCCGTACCAGGGCTGGTCGCTCGTC
Proteins encoded in this window:
- the pip gene encoding prolyl aminopeptidase, translating into MQTWFPQIKPYARHDLAVDDTHTLYVDESGSPEGLPVVFIHGGPGAGCDANSRCYFDPNLYHIVTFDQRGCGRSTPRASLENNTTWDLVADLERIREHLGIDKWVLFGGSWGSTLALAYAQTHPERVLGLIVRGIFLARPQDIEWFYQAGASRLFPDYWQDYLAPIPVEERHDMIAAYHKRLTGNDQIAQMHAAKAWSGWEGRMLGLCPSPQHVERFSEPQRALSIARIECHYFTNNSFLEPNQLIRDMHKIAHLPGVIIHGRYDMICPLDNAWELHQAWPNSELQVIREAGHAASEPGITDALVRATGEMARRLLDLPPEEA
- the dtd gene encoding D-aminoacyl-tRNA deacylase, with translation MKGLLQRVRGARVEVAGEIVGAIDQGLLVLVAVEPGDTPESADKLLHKLLNYRVFSDDEGKMNLSLKDIDGGLLLVSQFTLAADTKSGLRPSFSTAAPPALGAALFDHLLVQAQQLHGKVGSGRFGADMQVHLVNDGPVTFLLQT
- a CDS encoding glucan biosynthesis protein G, which gives rise to MIVSPCNAPKLSAKRLRNALVTGSALFCLFGAGQLWAFSLDDVSAKAKELAGQKYEAPRSNLPNEFREMKFADYQKIRFRNEKAEWADQNTPFKLSFYHQGMHFDTPVKINEVTADSVNEIKYDASRFDFGDMKLDPKATEQLGYAGFRVLYPINKADKQDEIMTMLGASYFRVVGKGQAYGLSARGMAIDTALPSGEEFPRFTEFWIERPKPGEKQLVIFALLDSPRATGAYRLTLRPGTDTIVDVKSQMYLRDKVSKLGVAPLTSMFLFGANQPSKVLNYRRELHDSSGLSIHAGNGEWIWRPLNNPKHLSVSNFTVENPKGFGLLQRGRDFSHYEDLDDNYDKRPSAWIEPEGDWGKGSVDLVEIPTADETNDNIVAFWSPAELPKPGEPLDVAYRLHWTMDEKSLHPADSAWVKQTLRSTGDVKQSNLIRQPDGSVAYLVDFEGPSLKALPADAPVRSQVSVGDNAEVVENSVRYNEHTKGWRLTLRMKIKDAGKPTEMRAALVQDIVKPEPEKDSSHVLKADKVLAKQHEKQAKKDAKDAKDAKDAKDKQPEAAPATPEPIKTEQVLTETWSYQLPADE